The following proteins are encoded in a genomic region of Dokdonia donghaensis DSW-1:
- a CDS encoding DUF983 domain-containing protein: protein MGKVHKRCSCCNTKFELETGFYQGSYYVSYALGVALFMAVVLLNYIFREELTPSSLMISFVVSLIVLFPLLYALSKIIWAQFFFNYDRTASKKSKVTSA, encoded by the coding sequence ATGGGTAAAGTACACAAGCGTTGCTCTTGCTGCAATACAAAGTTTGAACTTGAAACGGGTTTCTACCAAGGGTCTTACTATGTTTCTTATGCTCTGGGGGTTGCTTTATTTATGGCCGTAGTTCTACTAAATTATATATTTAGAGAAGAGCTTACTCCATCTTCACTTATGATATCTTTTGTGGTATCTCTTATAGTACTGTTTCCATTACTATATGCGCTATCTAAAATTATTTGGGCGCAATTTTTCTTTAATTATGATCGTACTGCGAGCAAAAAATCTAAAGTTACGAGTGCATAA
- a CDS encoding phosphatase PAP2 family protein, whose protein sequence is MWEQLQQWDRSLFIYLNSLGIEEYDAFWIFVTKIEHWTPLYILFFILFFIVYTRRKAFIGVGSTLVVFAVTLGLTEIVKNTVGRLRPNNNTELAELIRVLQTPGNFSFFSGHAAVSFAMTTFIVLALRSRFKWVYVFYIWPLLFIMSRILVGVHYPGDILVGALVGTTIGFFFWKYLGKQALQKA, encoded by the coding sequence ATGTGGGAACAACTCCAGCAATGGGATAGGTCACTATTTATATATCTTAATAGTCTGGGTATAGAAGAATATGATGCCTTCTGGATTTTTGTCACTAAGATTGAGCACTGGACACCGCTTTACATTCTCTTTTTTATTCTCTTTTTTATAGTATACACACGCCGAAAGGCATTTATAGGTGTAGGTAGTACACTCGTAGTTTTTGCTGTAACTCTTGGTCTGACGGAAATTGTAAAAAATACAGTAGGTAGATTAAGGCCTAATAATAATACAGAACTTGCAGAGCTTATACGGGTATTACAAACTCCAGGTAACTTTAGTTTTTTCTCTGGTCACGCGGCGGTATCATTTGCAATGACGACATTTATTGTATTAGCATTGCGGTCAAGATTTAAATGGGTGTATGTATTTTATATCTGGCCACTACTTTTTATTATGAGTCGCATTCTAGTGGGGGTACATTACCCTGGTGACATATTAGTAGGGGCACTTGTGGGGACTACTATAGGTTTCTTTTTTTGGAAGTATTTGGGTAAGCAGGCACTTCAAAAGGCTTAA
- a CDS encoding tetratricopeptide repeat protein: MKTRQLPHTKYLIALCTSIFLTSCHSHKEDILTDQNDYNAYLNTSNSKVISGLNDQVAFWNSRIKKDSSQIIDLSKSAGTYTALFNQNADIEMLKKAEQNLHKAAQKAAIGKDNYLRALAQNYITQHRFKEAKTMIDSAAQVGGEISASNFVLFDVAMELGNYKEAKTLLDKEADFSNYNYLIRLAKWEDYSGNLDATIQHMENAMHIADRSNVANLKIWVYTNLADYYGHAGRIQDSYNHYLKALALDPSNAYAKKGIAWITYSYENNPNEALRIIEAIEKDTKSPDYALLKSEIYEYLNNNKTAEDLEKEFINRATATNYGDMYGAYLVELYASQPETADKAITLAKKEVNNRPTPMSYDLLAHAYYGKGDYAQALNIAQEHVIGKTYEPMAQFHTAQIYKALEMQKELTPLKEELLETSYELGPITYAEIIKL, translated from the coding sequence ATGAAAACCCGCCAACTACCACATACAAAATACCTCATAGCGCTATGTACATCAATCTTTCTCACGTCGTGTCATAGCCATAAGGAGGATATCCTCACAGATCAAAATGATTATAATGCATATCTCAATACCTCAAATAGTAAGGTAATTTCAGGACTTAATGATCAAGTTGCCTTCTGGAACAGTCGTATTAAAAAGGACAGTTCGCAAATAATAGATTTAAGTAAAAGCGCAGGAACTTACACCGCCCTTTTTAATCAAAATGCAGATATCGAGATGCTCAAAAAGGCTGAGCAAAATTTACACAAAGCTGCACAAAAAGCAGCGATAGGAAAAGACAACTATCTACGAGCTCTCGCTCAAAACTATATCACACAGCACCGTTTTAAAGAAGCAAAAACAATGATAGACTCTGCCGCACAAGTAGGCGGTGAGATAAGCGCTAGCAACTTTGTATTATTTGATGTAGCAATGGAGCTAGGTAATTATAAAGAAGCAAAAACTCTACTAGATAAAGAAGCAGATTTTTCTAACTACAATTACTTAATAAGACTTGCAAAATGGGAGGACTACAGCGGTAATCTAGACGCCACTATACAGCATATGGAAAACGCAATGCACATCGCAGACCGCAGTAATGTCGCAAATCTTAAGATATGGGTATACACAAACCTAGCCGACTATTATGGCCACGCTGGGCGTATACAAGATTCATACAATCACTACCTTAAAGCACTAGCTCTAGATCCTTCTAACGCTTACGCGAAAAAAGGAATTGCCTGGATCACTTACTCTTATGAGAATAACCCTAACGAGGCATTACGTATTATAGAAGCCATAGAAAAAGACACTAAAAGCCCAGACTACGCCTTACTAAAATCTGAAATATATGAGTACCTTAATAATAATAAAACTGCCGAAGATTTAGAAAAGGAATTTATAAATCGTGCCACGGCAACAAATTATGGAGATATGTATGGTGCTTACCTTGTTGAACTGTATGCTTCTCAACCAGAAACCGCAGATAAAGCAATTACTCTTGCCAAAAAAGAAGTAAACAACCGCCCTACCCCTATGTCATACGATTTACTAGCACACGCCTATTATGGAAAGGGAGATTATGCACAAGCACTTAACATTGCACAAGAGCACGTAATAGGTAAAACTTACGAGCCTATGGCACAATTTCACACTGCGCAAATTTATAAAGCATTAGAGATGCAAAAGGAGCTCACACCTCTTAAAGAAGAACTACTAGAAACAAGTTATGAGTTAGGACCTATCACTTATGCAGAAATAATAAAGCTATAA
- a CDS encoding Sec-independent protein translocase subunit TatA/TatB, which yields MISLPLFISGTEIAFIIFIVIMVFGADKVPEIARGLGKGMRQIKDATNDIKSEITKTAERNDIDLDVTKDIKKEIDKAKEDINDITGPIKRSL from the coding sequence ATGATAAGCTTACCTCTTTTTATTTCGGGTACCGAGATTGCCTTCATTATTTTTATAGTGATTATGGTTTTTGGTGCAGATAAAGTCCCAGAAATCGCACGTGGTCTAGGGAAAGGTATGCGTCAGATTAAAGACGCTACAAATGATATCAAATCTGAAATAACTAAAACTGCAGAGCGTAACGATATAGATCTTGATGTAACTAAGGATATCAAGAAAGAAATAGATAAGGCAAAGGAAGACATAAACGACATCACTGGCCCTATTAAAAGATCGCTCTAG
- a CDS encoding DUF4331 family protein encodes MKTVSKILIASALVAGVGALIAADHLDAPAVGGTTADITDYFAFESAENGDNTVFVANVQSSLAPAGNDATFDENVLVEFNIDNTGDLVEDRVIQAIARDGRMYFFGPYAPSTTGLNSTIDASQMIGSVAITTDGNAITETTEGGIKMFAGPREDPFFFDFGTFNAVIGGDAENNGPNGGFQTAENAVDTFDGTNVLSIVVEIPNALIGPTVAHPAGFDVQVWNTWVEAKRQQ; translated from the coding sequence ATGAAAACAGTATCAAAAATTCTAATTGCCAGCGCACTTGTTGCTGGAGTGGGTGCTCTTATCGCGGCAGACCACCTAGATGCACCAGCTGTGGGAGGAACCACGGCAGACATCACAGATTATTTTGCCTTTGAAAGTGCAGAAAATGGAGACAACACCGTATTTGTAGCAAACGTACAGAGCTCGCTAGCGCCAGCAGGTAACGACGCAACATTTGACGAGAACGTTCTAGTTGAGTTTAATATAGATAACACGGGAGATCTTGTAGAAGATCGCGTGATACAAGCTATAGCTAGAGATGGGAGAATGTACTTTTTTGGGCCATATGCGCCTTCTACCACAGGGTTGAATAGTACAATAGATGCTTCTCAAATGATAGGTTCGGTAGCGATTACTACAGATGGTAATGCTATTACAGAAACTACAGAGGGTGGTATTAAAATGTTTGCAGGCCCTAGAGAAGATCCTTTCTTTTTTGATTTTGGAACTTTTAATGCTGTTATAGGCGGAGATGCAGAAAACAATGGACCTAATGGAGGTTTTCAAACTGCTGAAAATGCAGTAGACACCTTTGACGGCACAAATGTGCTATCTATAGTTGTAGAAATCCCTAACGCCCTTATAGGACCTACAGTAGCTCACCCAGCAGGATTTGATGTACAAGTGTGGAATACTTGGGTAGAAGCAAAAAGACAACAATAA
- the rpe gene encoding ribulose-phosphate 3-epimerase, with product MSSKLIAPSILAADFANLQRDIEMINNSDADWFHIDIMDGVFVPNISFGMPVLRDINKHASKPIDVHLMIVDPDRYIQTFADLGADILTVHYEACTHLHRTLQAIKDAGMKAGVALNPHTPTSLLEDVIRDIDLVCVMSVNPGFGGQKFIENTYDKVAALNSLIIRKGATTLIEIDGGVTNKNASQLIEKGADVLVAGSFVFKAENPVTTIKNLKSQII from the coding sequence ATGTCATCAAAACTCATAGCCCCTTCTATACTAGCAGCAGACTTTGCAAACTTGCAACGTGATATAGAAATGATAAATAATAGCGATGCAGACTGGTTTCATATAGATATTATGGATGGTGTTTTTGTGCCTAATATCTCTTTTGGGATGCCAGTACTTAGAGATATCAATAAGCACGCTAGTAAACCTATAGATGTGCACTTAATGATAGTAGATCCAGATAGGTACATACAAACATTTGCAGATCTGGGAGCAGATATTCTTACCGTACATTATGAGGCTTGCACGCATTTACACAGAACACTACAAGCCATAAAAGATGCTGGTATGAAAGCTGGTGTAGCACTTAACCCGCACACACCTACATCCCTACTAGAAGATGTAATAAGAGATATTGATCTAGTATGTGTGATGAGTGTAAATCCTGGTTTTGGCGGTCAAAAATTTATAGAAAATACTTATGATAAAGTGGCCGCGCTCAACTCTCTCATTATAAGAAAAGGTGCGACCACGCTTATAGAAATAGACGGTGGTGTAACAAATAAAAATGCTTCACAACTTATTGAAAAAGGAGCAGATGTGCTCGTAGCGGGAAGCTTTGTCTTTAAGGCCGAAAATCCCGTTACCACAATTAAAAATCTAAAATCACAGATTATATAA
- the cysM gene encoding cysteine synthase CysM has translation MNKTLIDRIGNTPLVKCTTLNTNPNVDLYFKLEGNNPGGSVKDRAALNMIKTALDAGEIDKTSKLIEATSGNTGIALAMIAAIYGLDIELVMPEKATKERVQTMRAYGAKVTLHPDGIEGARDYAIDKVENEGYYSFNQFSNDNNWKAHYKSTGPEIWRDTDGEVTHFVSSMGTTGTIMGTSTYLKEQNSDVQIVGVQPTDGSRIPGIRKWPKAYLPAIFDASKVDSVLEVSTEEAIAMARRLAKEEGILAGMSSGGATAAALKLASTLESGIIVSIICDRGDRYLSSELFE, from the coding sequence ATGAATAAGACACTCATAGATAGAATAGGGAATACGCCACTTGTAAAATGCACAACGCTTAATACAAACCCAAATGTAGACTTGTATTTTAAACTCGAGGGTAATAACCCTGGAGGAAGTGTAAAAGATCGCGCAGCTCTTAATATGATTAAGACAGCCTTAGATGCTGGTGAGATTGATAAAACGTCAAAGCTTATTGAAGCAACTAGTGGTAATACTGGTATTGCACTCGCAATGATTGCTGCAATATATGGTCTTGATATTGAACTCGTAATGCCAGAAAAAGCTACTAAGGAGCGAGTGCAAACTATGCGTGCTTATGGTGCAAAAGTAACCCTACACCCAGATGGTATAGAAGGCGCTAGAGATTATGCGATTGATAAAGTAGAAAATGAAGGCTATTACAGCTTTAACCAGTTTTCTAATGATAATAACTGGAAAGCACATTATAAATCTACAGGTCCAGAAATCTGGAGAGATACAGATGGTGAGGTAACACACTTTGTTTCTTCTATGGGAACAACAGGTACGATTATGGGTACCTCTACCTACTTAAAGGAACAAAATAGTGATGTACAGATTGTAGGTGTGCAACCCACAGATGGATCTAGAATACCTGGCATACGTAAATGGCCTAAGGCATATCTTCCAGCTATTTTTGATGCTTCAAAGGTGGATAGCGTTCTTGAAGTTAGTACAGAAGAGGCAATTGCAATGGCTAGACGTCTCGCAAAAGAAGAAGGTATTCTTGCGGGTATGAGCAGCGGTGGTGCTACAGCAGCAGCACTTAAACTGGCAAGCACGCTTGAGAGTGGTATTATTGTAAGTATTATATGTGATCGTGGTGATAGATACCTATCATCTGAGCTTTTTGAATAG
- a CDS encoding sterol desaturase family protein, with amino-acid sequence MEKYLIGFKDAILGTVDWTWKSIIFEVPWYTNYFWGLIILSLLVWALEIFFPWRKEQSIFRKDFWLDGFYMFFNFFLFSIAISGFYKILQLGFEDIGISEDSLALFDPSSWPMWSQLLVFFVVLDFVQWFTHTLLHKYPFLWKYHKVHHSVKEMGFAAHLRYHWMENILYKPLKTFAVMILFGFEPAQAYIVHFIAIAIGHINHSNTKITWGPLKYIFNNPVMHLYHHAYTIPEGTYGVNFGISLSVWDYIFKTDYIPEDSGTIELGFPGDEVFPKDFVSQNTYGFKKGQQ; translated from the coding sequence ATGGAAAAATATTTGATAGGTTTTAAAGATGCAATTCTAGGTACGGTAGACTGGACCTGGAAATCTATCATTTTTGAAGTTCCTTGGTATACAAATTATTTCTGGGGGCTCATTATATTATCGCTACTTGTTTGGGCTTTAGAGATTTTTTTTCCTTGGAGGAAGGAGCAATCTATTTTTAGAAAAGACTTCTGGCTAGATGGTTTTTATATGTTTTTTAATTTCTTTTTGTTTTCTATAGCCATAAGTGGGTTTTATAAAATACTACAACTAGGTTTTGAAGATATAGGGATAAGTGAAGACTCTCTAGCGCTTTTTGATCCATCTTCTTGGCCTATGTGGAGCCAGTTGCTTGTCTTTTTTGTTGTACTAGATTTTGTACAATGGTTTACACATACCTTATTGCATAAATATCCCTTTTTATGGAAGTACCACAAGGTGCATCATAGTGTAAAAGAAATGGGATTTGCAGCACACCTGCGCTATCACTGGATGGAGAATATTCTCTATAAACCACTTAAGACCTTTGCGGTAATGATACTTTTTGGGTTTGAGCCTGCACAGGCATACATAGTGCACTTTATTGCAATAGCAATAGGTCACATAAACCATTCTAACACAAAAATTACTTGGGGTCCTTTAAAGTATATTTTTAATAACCCCGTAATGCACTTGTATCATCACGCATATACCATTCCCGAAGGAACGTATGGCGTAAACTTTGGAATATCGCTAAGTGTATGGGACTATATTTTTAAGACAGATTATATACCTGAAGATAGCGGTACCATAGAACTAGGTTTTCCCGGAGATGAGGTTTTCCCAAAAGACTTTGTGAGTCAAAACACTTACGGTTTTAAAAAAGGACAACAATAG
- a CDS encoding anti-sigma factor — translation MKDTQTYIDSGALELFVYGTLPEEEMVEVAREVAQNPTLLQEVVSIENSLMRLASAAAPDEVADFSNLRKYIDVDGKVIPLSRKRTSISAILLWAAAILLLAGVGYLYTENSKLEDQIVDTERELLLQESKTQVAESDLQQTKDILNVIRQQDLIAVPLGAQAVAPEAYASVYWDQENGKAYIDVKGLPEPPQGKVYQVWSLTLEPLTPTSLGILDQYDVTGNQIFELDNPNQSEAFGITLEPSGGSESPTLEQLYTLGVVTS, via the coding sequence ATGAAAGACACCCAAACATATATAGATTCTGGAGCACTTGAGCTCTTTGTATATGGAACCCTTCCTGAGGAGGAAATGGTTGAGGTTGCTCGTGAAGTTGCACAAAATCCTACACTGCTGCAAGAGGTAGTATCTATAGAGAATAGTCTTATGAGACTTGCGAGTGCGGCCGCTCCAGATGAGGTTGCAGACTTCAGTAACTTAAGAAAGTATATAGATGTAGATGGTAAAGTAATTCCGCTTTCGCGAAAGCGTACTTCCATTAGTGCTATCCTGCTATGGGCAGCTGCCATTCTTTTACTCGCTGGAGTAGGTTATTTATACACCGAAAATAGTAAGCTAGAAGACCAAATTGTAGATACAGAAAGAGAGCTGCTACTACAAGAAAGTAAAACCCAAGTAGCCGAATCTGATTTACAGCAAACAAAAGATATCCTTAACGTTATAAGACAGCAAGATCTTATCGCTGTACCACTAGGAGCACAGGCCGTTGCGCCAGAAGCATATGCATCTGTGTACTGGGATCAAGAAAATGGTAAAGCTTATATAGATGTAAAAGGTCTACCAGAACCACCACAAGGAAAAGTGTATCAAGTATGGTCGCTTACTTTAGAACCACTTACGCCTACCAGCTTAGGGATACTAGACCAGTATGATGTTACGGGAAATCAAATCTTTGAACTTGATAACCCTAACCAGTCTGAAGCATTTGGTATCACGCTAGAACCTTCCGGAGGTAGTGAATCTCCTACTCTTGAGCAATTATATACGCTGGGTGTAGTAACCTCTTAA
- the epsC gene encoding serine O-acetyltransferase EpsC: protein MEVSHLVDAINAQKKEVHVTVRLKKESQRFTQLLFNTLFDIETDVQTSLLELEVLFTTIRDLACPEIKGKPCKTWTDFMQGIPSICISLKKDAQAILANDPAAKTLEEVYLAYPGFFAISIYRMAREFYNLGLPLIPRLMTEYAHQLTGIDIHPGATIGSSFFIDHGTGVVVGETVEIHNHVKLYQGVTLGALIVKKKLQNTKRHPTILNNVTIYANATILGGETVIGEHSVIGGNTWITSSIEPHTFVVHRPELQVSTQQINTNE from the coding sequence ATGGAGGTATCTCACCTTGTAGATGCAATAAATGCTCAAAAAAAAGAAGTGCACGTCACTGTGCGGTTAAAAAAAGAATCTCAACGATTTACACAGCTTCTCTTTAATACTCTTTTTGACATAGAGACAGATGTTCAGACATCACTTCTAGAGCTAGAGGTTTTATTTACAACTATAAGAGACCTTGCTTGTCCAGAAATAAAAGGAAAACCCTGTAAAACCTGGACAGATTTTATGCAGGGCATACCTAGCATTTGCATCAGTCTTAAGAAAGATGCTCAAGCTATTCTTGCAAATGACCCCGCGGCAAAAACACTTGAGGAAGTCTATCTTGCATATCCCGGTTTTTTTGCTATTTCTATTTATAGAATGGCAAGAGAGTTTTATAATCTGGGCCTACCACTCATACCAAGATTAATGACAGAATATGCCCACCAGCTTACGGGTATTGACATTCACCCAGGCGCAACCATAGGCAGCTCTTTCTTTATAGATCACGGTACGGGAGTCGTTGTAGGAGAAACGGTAGAGATACACAATCACGTAAAACTGTATCAAGGTGTGACCCTAGGTGCTCTCATCGTAAAGAAGAAATTACAAAACACAAAACGCCACCCTACCATACTTAACAACGTGACTATATATGCAAATGCTACAATATTAGGCGGTGAGACAGTTATAGGAGAGCATAGCGTTATAGGCGGTAATACTTGGATAACCTCATCTATAGAGCCACATACCTTTGTAGTCCATAGACCAGAATTACAAGTATCTACACAACAAATCAATACAAATGAATAA
- a CDS encoding Bax inhibitor-1 family protein → MESPQPQFLPVSALSDEQRVDFYRKTYTYVALAVLLFIVTEYLFFQSPVIVNFAMSLTGGWSWLLLLGAFMFITNYAEGLALNSRDKTKHYLALGIYVVAEAFIFIPLLLIAFSMIDGVEMLQKAAVMTIALFAGLSGVVIITKKDFSFLKSILTIGFFLALGLMVAGLLFGFDLGLWFSVGMVALAAGSILYTTSNMVHKYDEEQYVAAALGLFASLMLLFWYILRIFMSRD, encoded by the coding sequence ATGGAATCACCACAACCTCAATTTTTACCAGTAAGTGCACTCTCAGACGAGCAGCGCGTAGACTTCTACCGAAAGACATATACCTATGTTGCGCTAGCAGTATTACTATTTATAGTAACTGAGTACTTATTTTTTCAATCACCAGTGATAGTAAACTTTGCAATGTCACTTACGGGTGGATGGAGTTGGTTATTATTACTGGGAGCATTTATGTTTATTACAAACTATGCCGAAGGCCTAGCACTTAACTCCCGTGATAAGACCAAGCATTATCTAGCGCTAGGTATCTATGTAGTGGCCGAAGCCTTTATTTTCATACCCTTACTGCTCATTGCTTTCTCAATGATAGATGGTGTTGAGATGCTTCAAAAAGCCGCTGTAATGACTATTGCACTCTTTGCGGGGTTATCTGGAGTGGTGATTATAACAAAAAAAGATTTTTCGTTTTTAAAATCAATACTCACTATAGGCTTTTTTCTTGCTCTAGGTCTTATGGTTGCAGGTCTGTTATTTGGATTTGACTTAGGACTCTGGTTTAGTGTAGGGATGGTTGCTCTTGCCGCAGGGTCTATACTTTATACAACCTCAAATATGGTTCATAAATATGATGAGGAGCAGTATGTTGCTGCTGCCTTAGGCTTATTTGCATCACTTATGTTGTTGTTTTGGTACATACTTAGAATATTTATGTCAAGAGACTAG
- a CDS encoding RNA polymerase sigma factor has translation MMTQPDALIARFLQKDAMSFEKIYELYSESLFGVINSILHDKELSEEVLQDTFIKIWNNSDRYNPKKGRFFTWMLNIARNSAIDKTRSKAFKNQRKNHTAEYFVDILEARGSFNTSVDAIGIQKFVDVLEPLCKKIIHFLFFKGYTQKETAEELEIPLGTVKTRNRICIKKLRDIVGVE, from the coding sequence ATGATGACACAACCTGATGCTTTAATTGCTAGATTTCTTCAAAAAGACGCTATGTCTTTTGAGAAGATATATGAGCTGTATAGTGAGAGCCTCTTTGGAGTTATTAATAGTATACTGCACGATAAAGAATTATCTGAAGAGGTACTACAAGACACTTTTATAAAAATCTGGAATAACTCAGATCGTTATAACCCAAAGAAAGGTAGATTCTTTACCTGGATGCTCAACATAGCGCGCAACAGTGCAATAGATAAAACAAGATCCAAGGCATTTAAGAATCAACGTAAAAACCATACAGCCGAATATTTCGTAGATATTCTTGAAGCGAGAGGGAGTTTTAATACCTCTGTAGACGCCATAGGGATTCAAAAATTTGTAGACGTTTTAGAGCCGCTTTGTAAAAAGATAATTCACTTCTTGTTTTTTAAAGGGTATACCCAAAAGGAAACCGCAGAGGAGCTAGAAATCCCGCTCGGAACCGTAAAAACAAGAAATAGAATCTGCATAAAAAAATTAAGAGATATCGTAGGAGTAGAATGA
- a CDS encoding sigma-70 family RNA polymerase sigma factor: MRQLKITKQVTNRETASLDKYLQEIGKVDLITAEEEVELAQRIKAGDHRALEQLTKANLRFVVSVSKQYQNQGLTLPDLINEGNLGLIKAAQRFDETRGFKFISYAVWWIRQSILQALAEQSRIVRLPLNKIGSINKINKTFAFLEQANERPPSPEEIAKELDMTIKDVKESLKNSGRHISMDAPLVEGEDSNLYDVLNSGESPNPDRALLHESLKTEIERALETLTPREADVVRLYFGLGDQRPMSLEEIGETFDLTRERVRQIKEKAIRRLKHTSRSKILKTYLG, from the coding sequence ATGAGACAGCTTAAAATTACTAAGCAGGTAACAAACAGAGAGACTGCTTCTTTAGACAAGTACCTACAAGAAATAGGTAAAGTAGATCTTATTACTGCAGAGGAAGAGGTAGAACTAGCACAGCGCATAAAAGCGGGTGATCACCGTGCTCTGGAACAGCTCACTAAGGCAAACCTGCGTTTTGTGGTTTCTGTATCAAAACAGTACCAAAATCAAGGGCTTACACTACCAGATCTTATTAATGAGGGTAACCTAGGACTTATCAAGGCGGCACAACGCTTTGACGAGACACGTGGGTTTAAGTTCATATCATATGCTGTATGGTGGATAAGACAGTCTATCTTACAGGCACTAGCAGAGCAGTCACGTATAGTAAGATTACCACTTAACAAGATAGGCTCAATAAATAAAATTAATAAGACTTTTGCTTTTTTAGAACAAGCTAACGAGCGTCCTCCTAGTCCTGAGGAGATTGCAAAGGAGCTAGATATGACTATAAAAGACGTAAAAGAATCTCTTAAAAACTCTGGACGTCATATAAGTATGGATGCTCCTCTTGTAGAAGGAGAAGATTCTAATCTTTATGATGTATTAAACTCTGGAGAATCACCTAACCCTGACCGTGCTTTATTGCACGAATCTCTTAAAACAGAAATAGAGAGAGCGCTAGAGACCCTTACCCCTCGTGAAGCAGATGTGGTGAGACTCTACTTTGGGCTAGGAGACCAACGACCTATGTCGCTAGAAGAAATAGGAGAAACCTTTGACCTTACTCGAGAACGAGTTAGACAGATAAAGGAAAAAGCTATACGTAGACTCAAGCATACCTCAAGAAGTAAAATTCTTAAAACATATCTGGGATAA
- a CDS encoding DUF4331 family protein, translating to MKLQNIKYLLVGAVLAGFVSCNDDDDLFIPAPEEQMEMEELNFEGTFAQEDQMGRAAINTVLNGDSASKNSFNLTIPSEMVANFQQGFLDRAVALHAAFGVEYENNVLGLDATTLTTVLAADVLQVAPDAPTTYIDGDGNVLTGRNLTDDVVDVSLILLFGGNNGDRFNGQDLDNDGVADLPILVTDNVPNTGENPSTTFPYLEGPH from the coding sequence ATGAAATTACAAAACATAAAATACCTATTAGTAGGTGCTGTACTCGCAGGGTTTGTATCGTGTAACGATGATGACGATTTATTTATACCAGCACCAGAAGAGCAAATGGAAATGGAGGAGCTTAACTTTGAAGGAACTTTTGCTCAAGAAGACCAGATGGGAAGAGCCGCTATAAACACCGTTCTTAATGGAGATAGCGCTTCAAAAAACAGCTTTAACCTTACAATACCGTCTGAGATGGTAGCAAACTTTCAGCAAGGGTTTCTTGATAGAGCAGTTGCACTACACGCTGCTTTTGGTGTAGAATATGAAAATAATGTATTAGGTCTAGATGCAACAACACTTACAACAGTTCTCGCGGCAGATGTATTACAGGTTGCGCCAGATGCACCTACTACATACATAGATGGTGATGGTAATGTACTTACTGGTCGTAATCTTACAGATGATGTTGTAGATGTATCACTTATACTTCTTTTTGGAGGTAATAATGGTGACCGTTTTAATGGTCAAGATCTTGATAATGATGGTGTGGCAGATTTACCAATACTTGTTACAGATAATGTACCAAACACTGGTGAAAACCCAAGCACCACGTTCCCATACCTAGAAGGACCTCACTAG